Proteins from one Fibrobacter sp. genomic window:
- a CDS encoding L-lactate permease yields MLVILALIPILVVGFLMLGLLWPSAKAMPVGFFLTVLIAMLAWDMPLRWVTAAAISGIINAIDILIIVFGALLILQLMRRSGGIDGISESMASLSSDRRIQVIIIAWFMGSFLEGAAGFGTPAAIGAPLLVGMGFPPLVAAVVTLIADSVPVVFGAVGVPIWGGFEAIRTLTGWPVSVNGTVLQFSDFINNIGAFAGIINFLSGSVIPLFIVMLMVKISGGTFRQGLKIWPVAIVAGFLFTLPQALIAFFIGPELPTLLGSLIGLLIFVFLIKFKILSAPGHWDFPSRDKWPSDWEGVLKTKAEDMSLGMKRKIGPVKAWIPYILIGVLLLFSRVEIFGLIPVLKAWSIGWSEILGTSFSRAITPLYNPGIFPFLLVALFIPWLHKLNWKAASRAWVEVLHMIVPASIALVFALGMVYIMMNTGGASGRDSMLIVLAKAAAAYTGRIWYLMAPFVGVLGAFVSGSATVSNIMFGPFQYGTAIAASLPVTPVLALQTIGAAAGNMICIHNVVAVLTTVGLIGKEGLVIKRNLPVCLIYGILAGVFGWIVLLLFFPSIY; encoded by the coding sequence GTGTTAGTCATTTTAGCATTGATTCCGATTCTTGTTGTTGGTTTTCTGATGCTGGGATTGCTTTGGCCATCGGCCAAGGCTATGCCGGTTGGTTTTTTTCTTACTGTTCTGATAGCTATGCTGGCCTGGGATATGCCTCTGAGATGGGTTACAGCCGCGGCTATCTCCGGAATTATCAACGCCATTGATATTCTGATAATAGTATTCGGGGCTCTTCTCATACTCCAGCTTATGAGACGCAGTGGTGGTATTGACGGGATTTCGGAGTCGATGGCAAGTTTAAGCTCTGATCGTCGCATTCAGGTAATCATAATTGCATGGTTTATGGGGAGTTTTCTTGAGGGGGCAGCGGGGTTTGGGACTCCTGCTGCTATCGGGGCTCCGCTGTTGGTGGGAATGGGTTTCCCGCCGCTTGTAGCGGCTGTTGTCACACTCATTGCAGACAGTGTCCCTGTTGTGTTCGGGGCTGTAGGTGTGCCGATCTGGGGTGGATTTGAGGCTATCAGGACTCTTACTGGATGGCCTGTGAGTGTCAATGGCACAGTTCTGCAGTTCAGCGACTTTATTAATAATATCGGGGCGTTTGCTGGAATTATCAATTTCCTTTCCGGCTCGGTTATACCTCTTTTTATAGTAATGCTCATGGTTAAGATTTCGGGGGGAACTTTCAGACAGGGATTAAAGATCTGGCCTGTTGCTATTGTAGCCGGGTTCCTTTTTACACTTCCCCAGGCTTTAATCGCTTTTTTTATCGGCCCTGAGCTCCCTACGCTATTGGGCTCCCTGATTGGTCTTCTGATTTTTGTGTTTCTGATCAAATTTAAAATCCTTTCTGCTCCGGGACATTGGGATTTTCCTTCCAGAGATAAATGGCCTTCTGACTGGGAGGGGGTGCTGAAAACAAAGGCGGAGGACATGTCTCTGGGGATGAAACGTAAAATTGGCCCGGTAAAAGCCTGGATTCCCTATATCCTGATTGGAGTGCTACTGCTTTTCAGCCGGGTAGAAATCTTCGGGTTAATTCCGGTATTGAAGGCCTGGTCTATAGGCTGGAGTGAGATTTTAGGTACTAGCTTCAGCAGGGCTATCACGCCTCTCTACAATCCGGGTATTTTTCCTTTTCTGCTTGTGGCTCTGTTTATCCCCTGGCTGCATAAACTTAACTGGAAGGCAGCATCGAGGGCCTGGGTGGAAGTGTTGCACATGATAGTGCCGGCATCCATAGCGTTGGTTTTTGCGTTGGGGATGGTTTACATAATGATGAACACCGGCGGGGCATCGGGCAGGGATTCAATGCTCATAGTACTTGCTAAAGCTGCGGCAGCTTACACGGGAAGGATCTGGTATCTGATGGCTCCGTTTGTGGGGGTTCTGGGGGCGTTTGTTTCAGGAAGTGCCACGGTGTCTAACATAATGTTTGGACCTTTCCAGTATGGGACTGCTATTGCGGCATCATTGCCTGTCACACCGGTACTTGCCTTGCAGACAATCGGGGCAGCAGCCGGAAATATGATCTGTATTCATAATGTGGTTGCTGTTCTCACAACCGTGGGGTTGATTGGAAAAGAGGGACTGGTAATAAAAAGAAATCTTCCGGTATGCTTAATTTATGGAATCCTGGCTGGAGTTTTCGGATGGATAGTTCTGTTGCTGTTTTTCCCTTCCATCTATTAA
- a CDS encoding CAP domain-containing protein, producing the protein MKKTLISLWVVFTVVLFSLRTISAQERGYGDPDLAYPDLPNWQERATIVLTNACRMDPVGYRDEYVGDYQILLPGSYPAVRPLYWQVDLNRAARAHAGDMSQNCGLQHNSCNGDSWSARITSYYKNSHSIAENIASGREHPQESMRQWIMDGTPPAGDKSGSDGHRVNIMNKNYREMGAGYAYGSVRYNHFWVQDFGGGRPAVNHPVPGGSHIFIKDSIRFMANYYDSLDRKPQKTMVVVDGQQWEMGLHLGTAGKGTYAKTAVSMKVCRNYCFLFTDADGKEWRFPEYGMLVTYGEGDCKTSYIPPEDVSVRTPLSGYRLVNQKGTAIMRTDLSGRIIQSGSNEGRVAGSSVNIMITNERKNSRLILDLNN; encoded by the coding sequence ATGAAAAAAACACTGATCTCTCTGTGGGTCGTTTTTACAGTGGTTTTATTTTCTTTGCGGACAATCTCTGCTCAGGAGAGGGGATATGGGGATCCTGATCTTGCTTATCCAGATCTGCCCAACTGGCAGGAGAGGGCGACGATTGTACTTACAAATGCCTGCAGGATGGATCCGGTGGGATACAGGGATGAATACGTTGGTGATTACCAGATTCTGCTGCCGGGTTCTTATCCGGCAGTGCGGCCGCTTTACTGGCAGGTTGATCTGAACAGAGCTGCAAGGGCTCATGCTGGAGATATGTCACAGAACTGTGGTCTGCAGCATAATTCCTGCAATGGAGATAGCTGGTCTGCCCGGATTACATCCTATTATAAAAACAGCCATTCTATTGCAGAGAATATTGCTTCAGGACGGGAGCATCCGCAGGAATCCATGAGGCAGTGGATTATGGATGGCACTCCGCCTGCTGGGGACAAATCCGGTTCTGACGGTCACAGGGTTAATATCATGAACAAAAATTACCGGGAGATGGGAGCGGGTTATGCGTATGGTTCGGTAAGGTATAACCATTTCTGGGTACAGGATTTTGGAGGCGGGAGGCCTGCTGTGAACCATCCTGTTCCGGGTGGTTCCCATATCTTCATAAAAGATTCGATCCGTTTCATGGCCAACTACTACGATTCACTTGACAGGAAACCACAAAAAACGATGGTTGTTGTGGATGGTCAGCAGTGGGAGATGGGGCTTCACCTGGGGACTGCCGGTAAGGGAACCTATGCAAAAACCGCAGTATCGATGAAAGTGTGCCGGAATTACTGTTTCCTGTTTACTGATGCTGACGGGAAGGAGTGGAGATTTCCTGAATATGGAATGCTTGTGACCTATGGAGAGGGTGATTGTAAAACAAGTTATATTCCACCGGAAGATGTGTCAGTGAGGACTCCTCTTAGCGGTTATCGTCTGGTTAATCAAAAGGGTACTGCTATAATGAGAACTGATCTTTCCGGGCGGATAATTCAATCTGGTTCAAATGAAGGCAGGGTTGCAGGTTCGTCAGTAAATATTATGATTACAAATGAGAGAAAGAACTCCCGGCTGATTCTCGATTTGAACAACTGA